The Desulfonatronum lacustre DSM 10312 region CAAAGCCGGAGCTGGCGGCGATCGAACAGGGGTTGCAGACAGAAGTCGTCCAACGGGGCGTCCGGTTCCAGCAAGGTGAGCAGTTCGTCTACCGTGGGCAGCCGCCAGGTGGACCGCCCGGCCCAGCGCTCCCGGTTGAGCCGACGGACGTGTTCCCGCGCCGCGCCCCACTCCAGGGGCTCCGCGGACCCGGACCGCTGCCAAAGTCGGCCCGCGTCCGGATCGGAAACCGTCTCCCGCTCGACCACGTATCGCTTCGCCTTTGGGCGGACCGGCCGCCACAAGGCGTCCACCATGAACATCTCCCGGGCGTCGTGCCCGCCGACCTTGCGCGGTTGCTCGCGCGGTTTTTCATCGCGCGCGCCCCGGCGAGCCGTCCGGGCATGTTCCTCCCAGCGCATTCGACAGACGGCCTCCCGGTGTATTCTCCAGTACCGCGCCATGGCGTCCAAGCCCTCCAGGACCTCAGCGGCACCGGCAGGGCGCTCGGCCGGTTTCGAGGCCAGCATGCGGCCCAGAAATCCGCCCCCTTTCGCGCCGAATTCCCGGATTATCGGCGACCAATCCAAATTTTCCCCGGGCAGCCCTCCGGAAATCATCCGGTACAGGACCACGCCCAAGGCGTACCAGTCGGCGCGCTGGTCCACGCTCTCCGGATCACGCTCCTGCTCCGGCGGAGCGTAGAACGGGCTGCCGACCATCAGCTGGCTCGGGCGGACCTCCCTCTCGCCGCGCAGTTTGGACAGGCCGAAGTCCGCCAATTTGACCCGTTTCCGGCCGTCCAGGAGCAGATTCGCCGGTTTCACGTCCCGATGCACAAGACCTTGGCCATGCAGGGCCTCCAGGGCCGACGCCGTTTGTCGGGCCACCTCCAGGGCCAGGTCCGGGCGCAGGGGACGGCTCGGCTCCTCCACCAGCGGGCTTTCGCCGATCCACTCGCCCACCGTGCGACAATGGTATTCCAAAAGCATATACCACCGCGCGCCCTCAAGTCGTTGTCCCAGCAGCCGGACCACGTGGGGATGGTCCGTGCGGGCCAGGACCCCGGCTTCAAATTGGAACCGCCGCTGGATTTCCTCCAAGCCCAGCAGGTCCGCCAGGTGCGGATGGGGGCGCAGCAGCTTCAAGGCGCAAATCCGGCCGTCCAGCGCGGACCGGACCTTGAGCACCCGGCTCATCCCGCCCTGGCCCAACAGACCCAGAATCTCGTGGCCGTCCATGAAACGCATGCTTACTCCCGCAAACGCCGCGCGTTGACTTCCGGAAACTCCAGGGCCTCGATCTTGGCAATGGTCAACGCGGCGTCATACGGCACGGCGCGCACGTCCAGCAACGCCCGGTCGGAGTCCCAGAGCACGTACTTGGCCGCGAGGGTTCCGTCCCGGGGCTGCCCCACGCTGCCCACGTTGATGATGAAGCGTCGTCCCTCGTCCAGGCGGAATGTCCCGGGTTCGATTTCGTCCAGCGTGGCTTCATGGCCGTCCCAAGATGCCAGATGGAGCATGTGGGTGTGGCCCACGAAGCAGACCTTCTGAGAAAAGGCGGCAAACAGCTCGGGCAGGGTCTCTGGTTCGTATTCGAAAAAATAGTCGAAAGGATCGTCCGGAGGGCAACCGTGCACAGCGAGAAACGTTTCCCGCTGGATGGCCATGGGCCATGTGCCCAGCACCGCGATGGTTTTCGGACTGAGCAGTCCCAGGGTGATCTCCAGGGATTTTCGGGTCGTGGGATTGAACCAGTCGCGTTTTTCCGGGAACAGCACTCCTTGTTCGTGGTTGCCCTGAATGCAGGAAATGCCTTCCCGGCGCAGCAGATGGACCACGGCATTGGGGTCCGGTCCATAGCCCACGGCGTCGCCGAGATTGATCACGGCGTCCGGGCATTGGGTTCGCAGATCTGCCAGGACCGCCAGCAAGGCCTCCTGGTTGGCATGGATGTCCGAGAGCACCGCCAAACGCATAACCGCCGCCTTTCGTTCCCGCGTCTGCGGACTTACAGGTCCCGCACGTCCCAGGTCCTGCCGTGCAGGCGGCGCGGGTTCCCGGCAAGCAATCGGACCAACCCGGCGGCGGACTGTTCCGGGGTCATCAATCGCCCCTCCTCCTTCCAGGGTCGGAACACGGACTGGAGCTGGCTCGCCGCGCCGCCCTCGGATTCCCGGGCCTGAGCCTGCATCCGGGTTTCCACGATCCCCGGCCGGTAGACAAAAGTGGTGATTGTCGGGGCCTCGGCGGCCAGCTGGCGGGCCAGATGCTCTTCCGCGGCCTTGGCCGCGCAATAGGCCGCGATGCCCGGCTGGGTCTTTTCCGCGGCGCCGGAGCCGAAGAAAACCGCCAGCCCCTCGCCTTGTTCCAGAAGAAGCGGCAGGCAGCCGCGAATCAGTTGATGGGCGGCCATGACGTTGGCCTGGAACACGGTCAGAAAGTCCGTGTCCGACAACTCCCAGACGTACGGTCCCGGATGCAGGATTCCGGCGGCGTGGACGAATCCCCAAAAATTCCCAATTGTTCGAGCCCCTTCTACCATGGCGACAACGGTCTCGGCCTTGGAGGCGTCGCCGGCCACGACCTCCACCACGGCCTTGGACTCCCCGCCCCGTCCGGCGCACAACTCCCGCGTCTCCCGCAGCGGGTCCGTGCTCCGGGCGTTGATCACCAGATTCACCCCTTCCTTGGCCAGGGCCACGGCCAAGGCCCGCCCGATGCCCATGGACGCGCCGGTGAGCAGCAAGGTTTTTCCGTGCAGTTCGTGCATGATGTTCACCCTTCCTTGGCTTGTCGCTGATACTCTTTCACTGGTTCCCAAGCTGAAGCGTGGGAATGAGCGGAAAGGCTCGTCTCCAGAGGGAGTACCCGCATCAATCGAAATCGAAATCGAAATCGAAATCGTGATCGAAATCGGAAATTCATCAGAAATCGATTTCGATAGCGATTTCGATAGCGATACCGATTGGGGCAGCCCCGAGGCCCGAGAACAACTCCGTCCTGCCCTCTGAACGGTGTCCATTAGACAGCACCCGCGCTCGTCCTGTAAAGACCTCGCATGTCCCTGCTGCAAACCCCCGCCCGCTACGCCCTGGTGTCCGTGGCCGCCTCCCTGGTGACCATGGCCCTCAAGTTCGGCGCGTTTTGGATGACCGGCTCGGTGAGCATCTTTTCCGATGCCGCGGAGTCCGTGATCAACCTCGTGGCCGGGTTGATCGCCTTCATCGCGCTGCTCATCGCGGCCCGTCCGGCGGACAAGCAGCACACCTACGGCCACGACAAGGTGGAGTACTTTGCCAGCGGTGTCGAGGGGACCCTGATCCTCGTGGCCGCGGCGACCATCTTCATCACCTCGGTCCAGCGCCTGTTCGCCCCGGTCCCCCTGGACAGCCTGGGCTGGGGCATTGCGGTTCTGGTCCTGGCCGCGGCCATCAACCTGGGCGCGGCCAGGGTTCTGATGCACGGCGCGCGCAAGCACGACAGCATCACCCTGGAGGCCGACGCCAAGCATCTGATGACCGACGTCTGGACCTCGCTGGCCGTGGTCGTGGGTATCGGAGTGATCATCCTCGCCCCGGAGGAATGGCTCTTTCTCGATCCCCTGATCGCCATGGCCGTGGCCGTGAACATTTTGCGCGCCGGCGTGGACCTGCTGCGCCGCTCCTGGAACGGGTTGATGGATCAAACCTTGCCGGCCGAGGAAATCCAAATCATCACCGAGGCCCTGCAAGCCCAGGCCCCGGACGCTCCGTTCCACGGTCTGCGCTCCCGCAAGTCCGGCTCCCGGCGGTTCATCGACGTGCACCTGCTGCTGCCCGGAGAGTGCAGCGTTCAGGAAGCCCACGAACTCTGCGACAGGATCGAACACCTGGTCGAGTCGCGGCTGAACAACACCAGTCTGACCATTCACGTGGAGCCCGTGGAGGACGACGCCTCCTGGGACGGACACTGCATCGGCGGTGTGGCCAACGACGGCTCGGACCAGCAGGCGCGACTTCCCAACAATCTACAGCCGTCGTAACTGCTCAGTACGGAGTAGTGCCGTTGCCGGGATCAGAATCGGAGTCGGAGTCGGGATCGAAAAGGATGGGGTGCGTTCTATTTTTTTCCGTTCCGATACCGATACCGATAGCGACCCCGACCCCGACCCCGATTTGCCGGAGCAAGAAGGGACACAAGATGTGCTGAGGAGATACCAGCTTTCAGACGAAAACAAGGAGGATGACATGGAACTCAACAGGATGATTCATCTTTCAGGCGTCCTCGGCGTGCTCGGACTGCTTGGCTTCTTCAAGCCCATGTTCAGCGCCTTTGCCGCCTTCGCCGCGTTTGGGGCCTGGGGAGCGCCAGGTCCGCTACGCTATATGGGCTACCTGGGATTTTTGGGCTTCATCGGCCTGCTCGGCTTTTTCCGTTGACCCGCGATTGCGATGCTCTGGGCCGTACTGGCATTGGGCACGGCCTTTTTCGAGGCGATCAAGGACGCGCTGAGCAAGGGGCAGCTGATCCTGGGAGACGAATATCTTCTGGCGTGGTCCTACTGCGTTTTCGCCCTGCCCCTAACCGGGGCGTACCTCTGGTGGGAGGGTATTCCGGCCATCGGAAGCGACTTCGGCTGGGCCCTTGCGGCCGGGGTTGCCCTGAACCTGGTCGCCGTGACCCTCTACATGCGGGCGATCAAGGCTTCGGAGTTGTCCCTGACCCTGCCCATGCTCACCTTCACCCCGCTGTTCATGCTGATCACCTCGCCGCTGATCCTGGGCGAATTTCCTGATCGCTGGGGCGGACTGGGCATGCTCCTGATCATTTCCGGGGCCTACCTGTTGAACCTCAGACCAACCTCTGCAAGCCTCGGAGCCAACAGCGGGATAAGTTTGCTGGCCCCTTTTCGGGCTCTGTGGAACGATCCCGGCCCCCGTGTCATGCTCCTGGTGGCCTTCATCTGGAGCTTCACCGCCAACATCGACAAGGTCGGCGTGATCAACTCCTCGCCGGCGTTCTGGCTGTTCTGCTTTTTCATGGCCATGAGTCTGGGCCTTTCGCCGGTGGTCCTGATCAAGTCCCGCCGTCCATTTCTCCGGCTGCGGCAAAATTTCCGGGCGCTTTTCCTGGTCGGGCTGTTCGGCTCCCTGGCCCTGGTGCTCCAGATGTGGGCCTTGACCCTGACCCTGGCGGCCTACGTGGTTTCCATCAAACGGATGAGCGTGGTCTTCGGGGTTCTTTTCGGTCACGTCATGTTCGGCGAAAAAGACCTCACCCGCAAACTTCTCTGCGCGGCCCTGATGGTCGCCGGAGTGGGGTTGATAGCCTTGAACTGACGGGAACCTGATTCAAGACTTGCCACCCAGGGTGAGAGTGCCCATTTTATATTCTTGGGGGTAAGGACTTGAAAGGCCATCCCACCGTCATTCCAGGAGGTTCAAAAATGCGCAGATCCATCGAGCAGGTATTTTTCGGAGAGCCGATCACCGAAGGGGCGGGCGTGAAGCTGCACCGCACTTTTGGGTATTATGAGGCGGAGTTGTTCGACCCGTTTCTGATGCTGGACGATTTCCGTTCAGACCGGCCCGAGGACTACCTGAAAGGCTTTCCCTGGCATCCGCACCGGGGAATCGAAACCATCACCTACGTGCTCAAGGGCGATGTGGAACATGGCGACAGCCTGGGCAACACCGGAATCACCTCTTCGGGAGACGTCCAGTGGATGACCGCCGGAAGCGGGATCATTCACCAGGAAATGCCCAAGGGCGACGCCCACGGTTCCATGCACGGATTCCAGCTCTGGGCCAACCTTCCGGCGGATCAAAAGATGATCGAGCCGCAATACAGGGATATCACGGCCGCGGACATCCCGGAGGTTGAAACCGAAAACGGCGTGCGGATCAAGATCATCGCCGGAACCGTGGGCGCTGTTTCCGGCCCGGTGGACGACGTGGTGGTGGCCCCGGAATACCTGGACTGCACCATCCCGCCGAACACGGAATTCGTCCATCCCACCCGGCGCGGCTTCACGGCCTTCATCTACGTGATCGGCGGAGCGGGCACCGTGAACGGAACGGCCGTGGCCAACCGGCAGGTGGTGTTGTTCGGCGACGGGGACGAACTGGCGGTGGTCGCCGGGGAAGAGCCCCTGCGGATGCTCCTTCTGACCGGCAGGCCCCTGGACGAACCCATTGCCTGGCGCGGCCCCATCGTCATGAAGACCAGGCAGGAACTGGAACAGGCGTTCCAGGATCTGCGCGACGAAACCTTCATCAAGCATCCCCCGCTCCACGTGGCGCACCATCTGGCAGACGGTCGCTGACGGCATTCGGAACGGTACGGTTTACGGTTCCAGTGCGAGCCCTCGCCAAAGGCAAACCACGCATCACCCCGCGGATTGCGCGGACGGGTAAAAGCTAAGAGGGCCCCTAGTGGATTCGCCAAGTCGGGCTTGCCTTGCTGGTGGCCAGGGATACCGGGCTGCCGTTTTTCTATCGCGAATACGAGGGCAACTGCCATGATTCCAAGGTGTTTCAGTGCGTTGCAGCCTACTCCCGTGCCCCCGCCGGCGCTTCGCGCGCCGGGGAGAGCACGGGGGGGGCCGGTCGATCATTTCAGGAGCAGCAACAGCAGCATGCCCACGGGCACGATCCAGGCTACCGCGAGGGCGGGGATGAGGATTTTTTGGAAGCGGATCAGTTGGCGGGTTTGTTTGATCATTTCGGGGTCGGCCAGGTCCGCGAGCAGACCGACGATCTCCGGGGCGGATTTTTCCAGGCGATCCAGGGTATCCTTGGGCATGGTCTCGTACATCTTGGCCATAATGTCCGCGGACTGCTGGGCGGATCGGAAATAGCCCTTTTGTTCCCATTCCGTGGCTTTTTCAATGTAGTCCATCATCAAGCCGCGCAGGGTGTCGTAGGATTCCTTGCCCAACTCGGCCACTGCCTCCAGCTGACGCATGGCGTAGTTGATGTTGTGGATGTTCTTCAGAAACAGGATCAGCATCTGGCGCAGTTCTCGGCCGTCCACCTTCACGTTTTCCAATTCCAGCTCTTCCTGCAGGGAGAACATCGCGGCATTGCCCACGATGTTCAGATCCCGGGCCAGATCCTGGGTCATCTCGTTGCGCAGCATCATCTCCCTGGCCATCCTGGAGACATCGTCCAGCTTCCGCTCTAAAGACGCCAGTGTTTCCACGTGTTGTTCCATGGTCATGGTCCACCTCCTCTAGGCCGTGATGGAGCCGGGCATTTCCTTGCCGGCCATGGTCATGAACGGGGAAACCGGAAGGTCCTTGCCCTTGAGCAGGAGATGCCAGTAGGCCCAGCGAAACATCATCTTGCCGTAGTGGTTCATCTTGGTCTCCTTGAGCAGGGTGAAGGGCCCGGCTCCGGGCAGGGGGAATTTTCCGGGCAGCGGCTCCTGGGTGTAGTTGAAGTCAATGAGCAGGGCCTTGCCGAATCCGGACTCGATGAAGCAGTTGGAATGTCCGTCGAACTTGGGCAGCGGCTCCAGGCCGTCCAGGTGACGCAGGATGTTCTCGATCAGGATTTCGCTTTCAAAGTGGGCCACGGAACCGGCCTTGGACGTGGGCACGTTGGTGGCGTCGCCGATGACGAAGATGTCCTGGAAGTTCTTGCTTTGCAGGGTGTGATTGTCCGTGGGCACCCAGCCCAGGGGATCGCCCATGTCTGAATCGATGATGAACTGGGCGCCCTTCATGGTCGGGATGGACACCAGCAGATCGAAGTCGATTTCCCGCTTGTCGTGGGAGACGATGCGCTTGTTCTCGTTGTCCACGTGGCTCAGGGCGAAATCCGGCATGATCTTGATGTTTTTCTCCTCACAGACGTACTTCAAGGTCTGGGAAGCCAGGGGCTTGGTGAACGGACCGCTGAGCGGGGTGGCGAAGACGATTTCCACCTTGTCCCGGATGCCTCGCTCATGGAAGTACCAGTCTGAAAGCATCACGAATTCCGGCGGAGCCACCGGACATTTCACCGGCATTTCTGCCACGTTGAGCACGAGTCTGCCGCCCTTGAAGGAGCGCATGGCCTGTTGCAGCTTCAGGGCTCCGTCCAGGGTGTAAAAGTCGAAGATGGACTTTTGCCAGTTCGGCCCCAGCAGACCCTCGTTTTCCGTGGGATCGCAGCGCGAACCGCTGGCGATGATCAGCAGGTCGTAGTCAATGGTTCCCTTCTTCATCACCACCTTCCTGGCATCAGGATCGACCTTCTCGATCTTGGAGACGATGAATTTGACCTCAGAGGGCAGGAACACGTCCCGGGGCTTGAGCACGTCCTCCTTGGACCGGTACATGCTGAAGGGGAGGAACAGCAGACCGGGCTGATAGAGGTGGACGCGGTCCTCATCCACGATGGTTACGCTGATCTTGTTCTGATCGATTTCCGTACGCAGGTTTTCGCACAACCGATTGGCCATCATTGTGCCGGCGGTCCCGGCTCCGAGAATGACGATTTTCCGCATGAGCGCACCTCTCCTTGGTGGTTGAGGGTGATAGGGAAAAGCTGGCCGCGGCGGCGACAAGGCCGGACGCGGGCAGTGGATCGCTTCTTCGCGGAATGGAGGGGCTTCCGGCGGGACTGGATACGTGAATGAGTGAGGACACCGTATAGTAGCCAGCACTTCATTAATCAGATGAATTCCAGGAATGTCGGAACCATAATAGTACTAGCAAACTTCATACCCGTATTCATCACGGCGGCAAGCCTTGGCCGCCCATGGTCGATGAAGGGCGGCCTGTGAGTGGCTTGGGGCTCAAAAACGAGCATTCGCTCCAAGGATGACGTTTTGGTTTTGCCGGAAAGCATTCCTCTGGAAATTTCGAGGGTATCTCCACACCGAGCGCCAAGTTGCGACCCGTGCGGAAGCTGCGAAACTCAGTCAGTCCAGGACTCTTTCTCGCCATGCAGTCCAGAAACAGATCACGATAGTATTTTGGAATCGTTTAATTTTCTTGGCGCCATCTAGAATGTGTCCAAATACGGGACACAAAATCATAGTTTTCAAGTCGGAATTTCTAAAAAAACTGGAGCATCCCGATGTACTGATAATATTTAGTTCATATTTTCAGATTCTTGGGTGCAGTCCGGGGCTTTGCTCATCGCATGGCATGGGAATTGCCATATCTTGCCGGATAATATGGTGTTGCCGTGAAAACTGCATGAACAATACATGCAAAGTGTTCGCCGGACCGTGACCAGACGCGACTCCAGGAAGCCCACGCTCCGGCAATTTGAGGATGACCCCCATCCGAGAACCTCAAGGAGGAGCCATGAGACAATTGGAGATTGACGGAATGGACGGCAAAGGCGGAGCCGCGGTCAGCAGGCGATCGTTCGTCAAGGGCGCCGCCGCGGCGTGCGCCGGGTTGGCCGCGGGCGGGCCCGCGCTGCGCGCCCTGGTCCCGGACACGGCCCATGCCGGAGGCGCTTTGGCCGAGGGCAAATGGGTCAGCAGCTGTTGCGTGGGCTGTACGTCCTGGTGTTCCAAACAAGTTTACGTGATCAACGGGCGGGCCGTGAAGATTCGCGGCAACCCGCATTCCAAGACCAACGGCATCAACTCCTGCCCTCGGGCGCACCTGGCCCTGCAGCAGGTTTACGACCCGGACCGGGTCAAGACGCCCATGAAGCGGACCAATCCCAAAAAAGGTCGGTATGAAGATCCCGGTTTCGTGCCCATCTCCTGGGACGAGGCCCTGGACATATTGGCGGACAAGATCATGGAACTGCGGGCCAACGACGAAACCCACAAGTTCATGCTCATGCGCGGGCGGTACACCGCGCTGAACGACCTCTTCTACGATCGGTTGCCGAAAATCATCGGTTCTCCGAACAACATCTCTCACAGCTCCATCTGCGCCGAGGCCGAGAAGATGCGCTACTTCCAGGAAGGGCAGTGGGCCTACATGCAGTACGACATCCCCAACACCCGCTACGTGCTGATCTGGGGCGCGGACCCGCTGGTGGCCAACCGCGGCGTCTCCTCGTACCTGAACAGTTGGGGCCGGGCCCTGGACAACGCGAGGATCGCCTCGGTGGAACCGCGGCTTTCCGGTACGGGCAGCAAGTGCGACGAATGGTTGCCGGTCAAGCCGGGCTACGACGGCGCTCTGGCCTCGGCCATGGCCCATACCATCCTGGTGGAGGGAATGTGGTACAAACCTTTTGTCGGCGACTTCTTCGACGGCGAGAACAAGTTCATCCCCGGACAGGAGATCAATGAGTTCACCTTTCTGGAGGAACATACCCACGGTCTGGCGAAGTGGTGGAACCTGTATCTGAAGGACGCCACCCCGGAATGGGCCGAACCGCTCTGCGGCATTCCGGCGGACCAGATCAGGCGCGTGGCTCTGGGCTTCGCCGCGGCGGCTCCGAACTGCATTTCCTGGGTCGGCGGCGGTCCGGCCATGCAACCCCGTGGAACGTACGGCTGTCTGGCGGCCAACGCCTTGAACGGTCTGGTGGGCGGCTGCGACAACCTGGGCGGTGTCCTTACCTACAATTCCCGCAGTTACCAAGGGTTTCCCTCACCTAACGATTTCATGGACGAAATGGCCCAAACCAATTCAAAGAAAGAAAAGATCGACCAGCGTGGTCGCTTGGAATGGCCCAATCTGGCCAGTGGACGGTCCGGAGGCGGCGTGAACACCAACAACGTGGCTGACGCGATCATCAACGAGGACCCCAACGAGATCAAAGTGGCCATGGGCTATTTCAATAATTTTGCCTTTTCCTGCCCAGGCACCGGACGCTGGGATCAAGCCCTGTCCAAGATCGACTTTTTCGCCCACATGACCACCCATGCTTCGGAAATGAGTTTTTACGCGGATATCGTGTTGCCGGTGAACCATTGCATGTTCGAGTCTTGGGGAACTTTGGACAATTCCAGCAACGGGTATCGGTCCGTGAGCCTGATGCAGCCGGCCATTGAGCGGCTCTGGGACACCAAGAGCATGGAAACGGAAATTCCCTGGCTGCTGGGCGAGAAATTGGCCCAGCGCGGGTTCGACAACCTGTTGCGCTACTATCAAGCCGTCGTGGACCCGGAAACCGGTAAAGCGCCCACCAATGAAAAGGAATTCGAACTGTACGCCATCAAGCACCGGATGCAGCATTTCTGGGACCCGGCCCAGAGCAAGGGGGGCGACAAATTCTCCGGTTGGGAAGAGTTCGTGGAAGTCGGGGTCTGGAACTCCGATCCCTATGCGTATCGGGCCCGGTGGAGCAACATGGGCACCAAAACCGGGAAGTTCGAATTCTACAGCGAGACCCTGAAGGATTCGTTGGAGAAGCACGCCGAGCGGCACAACACCACCGTGGACCACGTTCTGGAGGTTTGCAACTACGAGGCCCGGGGCGAAATGGCCTTCATCCCCCACCATGAGGAACCCTACGAATGGGGCGACTCAGGTGAATATCCCTTCAAGTTCGTGGATTACAAGGCCCGCCTGAACCGGGAAGGTCGGAGTTCCAATTGCCCCTGGTATCTCCAGCTCAAGGACCTGGACCCTGGGGACAAGTCCTATGAGGACGTGGCCAAGCTGAATCCCATTGACGGCGAACGCCTGGGCATCAAGTCCGGGGACAAGATCCGACTGACCACGCCCACGGGCAGCATCGTCTGCACCGCCTCCCTCTGGGAAGGCGCCAAACCCGGCACCGTGGCCAAATGTTTCGGTCAGGGACACTGGGCCTATGGTCGCTACGCGGCCAAGGTCTTCGGCAAGGAGGCCCTGGGAGCGAACAACAACGACATCATCCCGGTGGACTATGACCGGTTGAGCGGTTCCACGGCCTACTACGGCCACATCCGGCTGAAAGTCGAAAAGGTCTAGGAGGATAGATATATGGCACGATATGCTATGGTCATAGATTTGCAGCAGTGTACGGGTTGCGGCGGGTGCATCATCGCCTGCATGAACGAGAACAACCTGCCCGAGGGGGTGCGTTGGTCCGGGAAGATGACCGAGACCTTGGGCAGATATCCTTTTGTCCGCTACCACTACCGGCCAACGCTGTGCAATCACTGCGAGAACGCGCCGTGCGTACGCGGCTGCCCGACCAAGGCCCTGCATAAGGCCGAGGGCGGGATCACGGCTCATGATCCCAACAAGTGCATCGGCTGCCGGTACTGCATGGTCAACTGCCCCTATGGGGTGATCCATTACAACTGGCGCAAACCGCATGCCGAGTGGGAAGACACTACGGCCGTAATTCCCGGCGGCACGTCGACTCCCGTGGAAACGGTCCGTCGAGCCGGGGCCAAGGGCTGGCC contains the following coding sequences:
- a CDS encoding 4Fe-4S dicluster domain-containing protein, with protein sequence MARYAMVIDLQQCTGCGGCIIACMNENNLPEGVRWSGKMTETLGRYPFVRYHYRPTLCNHCENAPCVRGCPTKALHKAEGGITAHDPNKCIGCRYCMVNCPYGVIHYNWRKPHAEWEDTTAVIPGGTSTPVETVRRAGAKGWPIQNPDPDATYASIRPTGVVEKCTFCHHRVVNGELPYCVEACPANARIFGDLDDPRSKVNQLLGMFRAERLREELGTRPRVYYIREFCPCAYEPGKGMVQADVQNAIA